One window of Candidatus Chlorobium masyuteum genomic DNA carries:
- a CDS encoding condensation domain-containing protein, translated as MRASDTFDYLPVQQWFMTRPLEKRNHFNHSFLFRVNEPVDRARLQGALEKLSRLHGMLRAVYPARGGCFLRESVDVAVKELDIVGKSDAELFGELTGWQNHFDLESGYLWQSGILRGYADGSERIFLAIHHMVIDAASWSIIREDLKDLYEGRRIVQTGSSYREWVEAIKAYGMHVTDEERAYWRRSAIQQEEARHLWLELADEDPSAMQCSRVEFSAEIVSKLQDTTHEIGTPEISDLLLGALACALFEVSGRRENWITIERPGREGLSVPPDVSRTVGWFTTLFPLCLTVGNGIEETIMLNRARLEAVPGKGIGYGPLHGYDNLQGILFNYLERLIGSDESSWQISLAEPSGESMSPLNRFGNIVDINGMGRKGKIGLWFESSLKEEPHRKLCERFKIHVEEAVQWLHS; from the coding sequence ATGAGAGCATCTGACACATTTGATTATCTGCCTGTTCAGCAGTGGTTTATGACGAGACCGCTTGAAAAGCGCAATCACTTCAACCACTCCTTTCTCTTTCGCGTCAATGAGCCGGTCGACAGAGCGAGATTGCAGGGTGCGCTGGAGAAACTAAGCAGGCTTCACGGTATGCTCAGGGCGGTCTATCCTGCCCGGGGGGGCTGTTTTCTCAGGGAGTCGGTTGACGTTGCTGTCAAGGAACTCGATATCGTGGGGAAAAGTGATGCGGAGCTATTCGGTGAGCTGACTGGCTGGCAAAACCACTTTGACCTTGAGAGCGGCTATCTCTGGCAGAGCGGAATCCTGAGAGGCTATGCAGACGGGAGTGAACGGATCTTTCTTGCAATCCATCACATGGTCATTGATGCGGCGAGCTGGTCGATCATCCGTGAGGATCTGAAAGATCTCTACGAGGGACGCCGAATCGTTCAGACGGGCAGCAGTTACCGGGAGTGGGTTGAAGCAATCAAGGCTTATGGCATGCATGTGACAGATGAAGAGCGGGCCTACTGGAGGAGATCAGCAATTCAACAGGAAGAGGCACGCCATCTCTGGCTGGAACTGGCAGATGAGGATCCCTCTGCGATGCAGTGCAGCAGAGTGGAGTTTTCTGCGGAGATTGTCTCGAAGCTGCAGGATACCACTCATGAGATTGGTACTCCGGAAATCAGTGATCTGCTGCTCGGTGCCCTGGCCTGTGCGCTGTTTGAGGTGAGCGGACGAAGGGAGAACTGGATAACCATTGAAAGACCGGGTCGCGAGGGTCTTTCCGTACCTCCTGATGTGAGCCGGACAGTCGGATGGTTCACTACCCTATTTCCTCTCTGTCTGACTGTCGGTAACGGTATTGAAGAGACAATTATGCTCAACAGGGCGAGGTTAGAAGCCGTACCCGGCAAGGGTATCGGATACGGGCCATTACACGGTTATGACAACCTTCAGGGGATTCTGTTTAACTATCTTGAACGGCTCATCGGCAGTGACGAGAGCAGCTGGCAGATCTCCCTGGCGGAACCCAGCGGTGAAAGCATGAGTCCGCTTAACCGGTTTGGAAACATTGTTGACATTAATGGTATGGGCCGAAAAGGGAAAATCGGACTCTGGTTTGAAAGCTCACTGAAAGAAGAACCTCACCGAAAGCTCTGTGAGCGATTCAAAATCCATGTTGAGGAAGCCGTGCAATGGCTGCATAGTTGA
- a CDS encoding ATP-binding cassette domain-containing protein, producing MHLLRLLKLIGGNPLRKLFAFASASALSTTIVLSVVTFAAQQIDKTREEFVNLPLAALFLVALLTYVIFETRLVERFASDIEEAIELLRMKLIGRLRHADLWKLEHFGQSRLFTNITQSCKVVSSNSQYLALTTRSVIQIGMILIYIATVSLLSCMLLTALLAAATTVYYRLGLSLERCQESLAQDEGRLFESVSDLLDGFKEQRLSSRRSRALGEEFNTISLHTVTSRSEMHRQSWQQFVFGETMFNLMLGLVVFIIPVYAPSVRTDLIKISAAVLFMVPPVFGLMQSLTILRAAKAAAGRMMALDSELEGIVEQCSEESGQQASAGFSEIRMADMEFAYPAPEGEIPFRLGPLNLSVKRGEVVFITGGNGSGKSSLIKLLTSLYHPDQGSLYQDKKVITYSDLSGYRALMAPVFSDFHLFSHLYGLGAFDAAEAEELLKWMEMERVAGISGDRFTRRELSTGQRKRLALVAALLEKKPILILDEWAADQDAYFRHKFYREIIPELKRRGLTIIAVTHDDRYFDAADRRFHLEYGRLTELNGNGEGSL from the coding sequence TTGCATTTACTTCGTCTCCTGAAATTGATCGGCGGCAATCCCCTGCGGAAGCTTTTTGCCTTTGCTTCTGCCTCGGCATTGAGTACTACCATTGTGCTTTCAGTGGTTACCTTTGCGGCCCAGCAGATAGACAAAACCAGGGAGGAGTTTGTTAATCTTCCGCTTGCCGCGCTCTTTCTGGTCGCGCTCCTGACCTATGTTATCTTTGAAACCCGTCTGGTTGAACGCTTTGCCTCCGATATTGAAGAGGCAATAGAGTTGCTTCGCATGAAGCTGATCGGACGGTTGCGACATGCTGATCTCTGGAAGCTGGAGCACTTCGGTCAAAGCAGGCTCTTTACCAACATCACCCAGAGCTGCAAGGTTGTTTCATCAAACTCCCAGTACCTTGCTCTGACAACGCGTTCGGTCATCCAGATCGGGATGATCCTCATCTACATCGCGACGGTCTCCCTGCTCTCCTGCATGCTGCTCACCGCGCTGCTTGCAGCGGCCACAACAGTCTACTACCGCCTCGGACTCTCTCTGGAGCGATGCCAGGAGTCACTGGCACAGGATGAGGGGAGGCTTTTTGAGTCTGTCTCCGATCTGCTTGACGGTTTCAAGGAGCAGCGGCTCAGCAGTCGCCGGAGCCGAGCCCTTGGCGAGGAGTTCAACACGATCTCCCTCCATACCGTAACATCCCGCAGTGAGATGCACCGTCAGAGCTGGCAGCAGTTTGTTTTCGGCGAAACCATGTTCAACCTGATGCTGGGGCTTGTGGTTTTTATTATTCCGGTATACGCCCCTTCCGTACGCACCGATCTTATCAAGATTTCGGCGGCGGTACTCTTTATGGTTCCTCCTGTCTTTGGACTGATGCAGTCCCTGACGATTCTCAGGGCGGCAAAAGCTGCCGCCGGACGAATGATGGCGCTCGACAGCGAACTGGAGGGCATTGTGGAGCAGTGCAGTGAGGAGAGCGGGCAACAAGCATCTGCAGGGTTCAGCGAAATACGCATGGCGGATATGGAGTTTGCCTATCCGGCTCCCGAGGGTGAAATACCCTTCAGGCTCGGGCCTCTAAACCTTTCTGTCAAAAGGGGTGAAGTGGTTTTCATAACCGGCGGCAATGGTTCCGGAAAGTCGAGTTTAATAAAATTGCTCACCTCGCTCTATCATCCGGATCAGGGCTCTCTCTATCAGGATAAAAAGGTTATAACTTATTCCGATCTCTCTGGATATCGAGCCCTTATGGCTCCGGTCTTCTCTGATTTCCACCTCTTTTCACATCTCTACGGTCTCGGAGCATTTGACGCCGCCGAAGCCGAAGAGCTTCTCAAATGGATGGAGATGGAGCGTGTGGCCGGAATCAGCGGAGACCGTTTTACCCGGAGAGAGCTTTCAACCGGGCAGCGCAAGCGTCTTGCCCTTGTTGCCGCTCTGCTTGAGAAAAAGCCGATTCTGATCCTTGATGAATGGGCTGCGGACCAGGATGCCTATTTCCGCCATAAATTTTACCGGGAGATCATTCCTGAACTCAAACGACGCGGTTTGACCATTATTGCCGTGACACACGATGACCGCTATTTTGACGCTGCCGACCGACGCTTTCATCTTGAGTATGGCCGTCTGACAGAGCTGAACGGAAACGGGGAGGGTTCGCTATGA